The proteins below come from a single Cystobacter ferrugineus genomic window:
- a CDS encoding U32 family peptidase encodes MPPRRPEILAPAGDLESLRAALASGADAVYFGLDEGFNARARADNFSLARLPETMALVHRAGARAYLTLNTLIFEPELPGVEQLLRAVAAAGVDALIVQDPAVTLLARAICPQLELHASTQMTVSSAEGMRFARGLGVTRVVVPRELSTAEIRRLAGQTDMELEVFIHGALCVSWSGQCLTSEAWGGRSANRGQCAQSCRMPYDLVVDGRTRELGEVRYLLSPKDLAGVRAVPDLVDIGVHSLKIEGRLKGAQYVTTTVQGYRRWVDGVVAGRPDEKQLASDLADMSLTYSRGLSNGFLGGSDHQTLVEGRFPKHRGLFLGRVRSVSGKEVFVTPEERPWTGALGLGEQRPQGPEGKVSSPLSGEPTPAAVEPRPGMGVVFDAGTPEDKHEPGGPIFRVDRRGNGWVLGFGHPGPDLNRVAPGQRVWLNSDPSLARRTEAQLTQGEPEGRIPLTLQVSGAEATPLRVRASAWGHEVSAESPTPLTPSKGKGLDEALLRDKLGACGGTPFTLANLDLAGLTPGLHLPVSELKALRRDVVAALTPLVEKGPQRTVTQTPVLESVRTALLSRVTGRALEDGADAGPRLLPLCRDDAQLEAVIAAGLREVELDWMEMVGLQRAVERARAAGLRVTLATVRVQKPGEEGYDARLDKLRPDAVLVRHWGAMMHFLERPAGQPRPVLHGDFSLNVTNSVTAAHLLGLGLDTLTCSHDLDETQLFALLEHAPAHRLTVALHHHIATFHTEHCVYSHTLSNGRDYRSCGRPCERHQVSLRDRIGLEHPVIVDVGCRNTVFNAQAQSAASLVPRLLERGVRRFRVEFVRESQAEAARVLAAYQDLLAGRCAPAEAVRRAAVHEQFGVTRGTMKVLG; translated from the coding sequence ATGCCTCCCCGACGCCCTGAAATCCTCGCGCCCGCGGGCGACCTCGAGTCCCTGCGCGCCGCGCTCGCCAGCGGAGCGGACGCCGTCTATTTCGGACTCGACGAGGGCTTCAACGCCCGGGCCCGCGCCGACAACTTCTCGCTCGCCCGGCTGCCGGAGACGATGGCGCTCGTCCACCGCGCCGGTGCTCGCGCCTACCTCACGCTCAACACCCTCATCTTCGAGCCCGAGCTGCCCGGGGTGGAGCAGTTGCTGCGCGCCGTGGCCGCGGCGGGCGTGGACGCGCTCATCGTGCAGGACCCGGCCGTCACCCTGCTCGCGCGCGCCATCTGCCCCCAGTTGGAGCTGCACGCCTCCACGCAGATGACCGTCTCCAGCGCCGAGGGCATGCGCTTCGCCCGGGGCCTGGGCGTCACCCGCGTCGTCGTCCCCCGTGAGCTGTCCACCGCGGAGATCCGCCGGCTGGCGGGACAGACGGACATGGAGCTGGAGGTCTTCATCCACGGCGCGTTGTGCGTGTCCTGGAGCGGCCAATGCCTCACCAGCGAGGCGTGGGGCGGGCGCTCGGCCAACCGGGGCCAGTGCGCCCAGTCGTGCCGGATGCCCTACGATCTCGTGGTGGATGGGCGGACGCGCGAGCTGGGAGAAGTGCGCTACCTGCTCAGCCCCAAGGACCTGGCCGGCGTGCGCGCCGTGCCCGACCTGGTGGACATCGGCGTCCACAGCCTGAAGATCGAGGGCCGCCTGAAGGGCGCGCAGTACGTGACCACCACCGTGCAGGGCTACCGGCGGTGGGTGGACGGCGTCGTCGCGGGCAGGCCCGACGAGAAGCAGCTCGCGAGCGACCTGGCCGACATGTCCCTCACGTACAGCCGCGGCCTGTCCAATGGCTTCCTCGGGGGCTCGGATCACCAGACGCTCGTCGAGGGCCGCTTTCCCAAGCACCGGGGCCTGTTCCTCGGCCGCGTGCGCTCCGTGTCCGGCAAGGAGGTGTTCGTCACCCCCGAGGAGCGTCCGTGGACGGGCGCGCTCGGCCTGGGCGAGCAGCGGCCCCAGGGGCCCGAGGGCAAGGTGTCCTCTCCCCTCTCCGGCGAGCCCACTCCCGCCGCCGTGGAGCCCCGTCCGGGCATGGGCGTCGTCTTCGACGCGGGCACGCCCGAGGACAAGCACGAGCCGGGCGGCCCCATCTTCCGCGTGGACCGGCGCGGCAACGGCTGGGTGCTCGGCTTCGGGCACCCGGGGCCGGACCTGAACCGCGTGGCGCCCGGCCAGCGCGTGTGGCTCAACAGCGATCCGTCCCTCGCCCGCCGCACGGAAGCGCAGCTCACCCAGGGTGAGCCCGAGGGCCGCATCCCCCTCACGCTCCAGGTCTCCGGCGCCGAGGCCACCCCGCTGCGCGTGCGCGCGAGCGCCTGGGGCCATGAGGTCTCCGCCGAGAGCCCCACCCCGCTCACCCCCTCCAAGGGCAAGGGCCTGGACGAGGCGCTGCTGCGCGACAAGCTGGGCGCCTGCGGCGGCACGCCCTTCACCCTCGCGAACCTGGACCTGGCCGGGCTGACGCCGGGCCTGCACCTGCCCGTCTCCGAGCTCAAGGCGCTGCGCCGCGACGTCGTGGCCGCGCTCACCCCGCTCGTGGAGAAGGGGCCCCAGCGCACCGTGACCCAGACGCCGGTGCTCGAGTCCGTACGCACCGCGCTGCTCTCGCGCGTCACCGGGCGGGCCCTCGAGGACGGAGCCGACGCGGGCCCGCGCCTGCTACCCCTGTGCCGCGACGACGCGCAACTGGAGGCGGTCATCGCCGCTGGCCTGCGCGAGGTGGAGCTGGACTGGATGGAGATGGTGGGCCTGCAGCGGGCGGTGGAGCGGGCGCGCGCGGCCGGGTTGCGCGTGACGCTCGCCACCGTGCGCGTGCAGAAGCCGGGCGAGGAGGGCTACGACGCGCGCCTGGACAAGCTGCGGCCCGACGCGGTGCTCGTGCGCCACTGGGGCGCGATGATGCACTTCCTCGAGCGCCCCGCGGGCCAGCCGCGCCCGGTGCTGCACGGGGATTTCTCGCTCAACGTCACCAACTCGGTGACGGCGGCGCATCTGCTCGGCCTGGGGTTGGACACGCTCACCTGCTCGCACGACCTGGACGAGACGCAGCTCTTCGCCCTGCTGGAGCACGCTCCCGCGCACCGCCTCACCGTGGCGCTGCACCATCACATCGCCACCTTCCACACCGAGCACTGCGTGTACTCGCACACGCTGTCCAACGGGCGCGACTACCGGAGCTGTGGCCGGCCGTGTGAGCGCCACCAGGTCTCCCTGAGAGATCGCATCGGGCTGGAGCACCCGGTCATCGTGGACGTGGGCTGCCGCAACACGGTGTTCAACGCCCAGGCCCAGAGCGCGGCCTCGCTGGTGCCCAGGCTCCTGGAGCGGGGCGTGCGCCGCTTCCGCGTCGAGTTCGTCCGTGAGTCCCAGGCCGAGGCCGCGCGCGTGCTCGCCGCTTATCAAGATCTGCTGGCGGGCCGGTGCGCTCCCGCCGAGGCAGTACGCCGCGCGGCGGTGCACGAGCAGTTCGGCGTGACGCGGGGCACCATGAAGGTGCTGGGCTGA
- a CDS encoding prephenate dehydrogenase/arogenate dehydrogenase family protein → MMVGIVGYGRFGRALGGLLEEAGVPYRALDPVADIPEPHRAPSLPALIADATHLVVAVPVAHMRSVLQQMSPHLRPEQLVLDVGSVKVKPVHAMAEVLGTRVPWVGTHPLFGPLSLAMAERPLRVVVCPNPLHPAAAPEAIRFFERLGCEIIEQTPEGHDRVMAHTHALTFFVAKGMVDAGSGLDVPFAPASFQALSRTIQLVRSDAGHLFSAIQHDNPFAREARGHLLEALGNVHRELDALPAGAPPSDAPPLTLPTLDSGLPELHETRELIDQLDQELVELLARRAELSRRALRTKAEAGQPVPDPAREEAMIASRRAWATERGLEPDGVEAIFRAILRFSRRDQHRRG, encoded by the coding sequence ATGATGGTCGGCATCGTGGGATACGGACGTTTCGGCCGTGCGCTCGGAGGACTGCTGGAGGAGGCGGGGGTGCCCTACCGGGCCTTGGATCCCGTGGCGGACATCCCCGAGCCCCACCGCGCCCCGTCACTTCCCGCGTTGATCGCGGACGCCACCCACCTGGTGGTGGCGGTGCCCGTGGCGCACATGCGCTCGGTGCTCCAGCAGATGAGCCCCCATCTGCGGCCCGAGCAGCTCGTGCTGGACGTGGGCAGCGTCAAGGTGAAGCCCGTGCACGCCATGGCCGAGGTGCTCGGCACCCGGGTGCCCTGGGTGGGGACGCATCCGCTCTTCGGGCCGCTCAGCCTCGCCATGGCCGAGCGGCCCCTGCGCGTGGTGGTCTGCCCCAACCCGCTCCACCCCGCCGCCGCGCCCGAGGCCATCCGCTTCTTCGAGCGCCTGGGCTGTGAAATCATCGAGCAGACGCCCGAGGGGCATGATCGGGTGATGGCGCACACCCACGCGCTCACCTTCTTCGTGGCCAAGGGCATGGTGGACGCGGGCTCGGGACTGGACGTGCCCTTCGCGCCCGCCAGCTTCCAGGCGCTCTCGCGCACCATCCAGCTCGTGCGCTCGGACGCCGGACACCTCTTCAGCGCCATCCAGCACGACAACCCCTTCGCGCGCGAGGCCCGGGGACACCTGCTCGAGGCGCTCGGCAATGTCCACCGGGAGCTGGACGCGCTGCCCGCCGGGGCTCCGCCCTCCGACGCGCCGCCGCTCACCCTGCCCACGCTCGACTCGGGCCTGCCGGAGCTGCACGAGACACGGGAGCTCATCGATCAGCTCGATCAGGAGCTGGTGGAGCTGCTCGCGCGGCGGGCGGAGCTGTCCCGGCGGGCGCTGCGCACCAAGGCCGAGGCGGGACAGCCCGTGCCCGACCCGGCCCGCGAGGAGGCGATGATCGCCTCGCGCCGCGCATGGGCCACCGAGCGGGGCCTGGAGCCGGACGGGGTGGAGGCCATCTTCCGCGCCATCCTGCGCTTCTCGAGACGGGACCAACATCGCCGCGGGTGA
- a CDS encoding M28 family peptidase codes for MKFWSTVLLALALGSCVSRPGLDEAALARVRSFSEGVEQARLMADVNALAATHLEDTPLSCDLFETGTNSERRPVCHITRDRSRQWMRERLESLGLRVITQSTDDPRFPTTNLIAELPGTEHPEEIVLVGAHYDAYFQGADDNSSGVAALLEIARLASDQRFKRTVRFVGFDLEELGLVGSTRYVQSRPGERIVASIVFDCIGYRSTEPGSQQGLPGFPLPPKGDFIAVIANDASRSQMEEMHALGGRLGLVPVIGIVTPGDGTGAASGNLMRSDHAPFWLAGQNALFLTDTANFRNPNYHRDTDLPATLDAAFLAGVTRLSAAGLAYWAEGPLP; via the coding sequence ATGAAGTTCTGGTCCACCGTCCTGCTGGCCCTCGCCCTGGGCTCCTGTGTCTCGCGCCCCGGTCTGGACGAAGCCGCGCTCGCGCGCGTGCGGAGCTTCAGCGAGGGGGTGGAGCAGGCACGCCTCATGGCCGACGTGAACGCCCTCGCCGCCACGCACCTGGAGGACACGCCGCTGTCGTGCGACCTCTTCGAGACCGGGACGAACTCCGAGCGCCGGCCCGTGTGCCACATCACCCGGGATCGCAGCCGCCAGTGGATGCGCGAGCGCCTGGAGTCGCTCGGCCTGCGCGTCATCACGCAGAGCACGGACGACCCGCGCTTTCCCACCACCAACCTCATCGCCGAGCTGCCGGGCACCGAGCACCCCGAGGAGATCGTCCTGGTGGGTGCCCACTACGACGCGTACTTCCAGGGAGCGGATGACAACAGCTCGGGCGTGGCCGCCCTGTTGGAGATCGCGCGGCTGGCCTCGGATCAGCGCTTCAAGCGCACCGTGCGCTTCGTCGGCTTCGACCTGGAGGAGCTCGGACTGGTGGGCAGCACGCGCTATGTCCAGTCGCGTCCGGGCGAGCGCATCGTCGCATCGATCGTCTTCGACTGCATCGGCTACCGGAGCACGGAGCCGGGCTCGCAGCAGGGACTGCCGGGCTTTCCCCTGCCGCCCAAGGGTGACTTCATCGCCGTCATCGCCAACGACGCCTCGCGCTCGCAGATGGAGGAGATGCATGCGCTGGGCGGCCGGCTCGGGCTCGTACCGGTGATTGGCATCGTCACCCCCGGGGATGGCACCGGTGCCGCCTCGGGCAACCTCATGCGCAGCGATCACGCCCCCTTCTGGCTCGCCGGCCAGAACGCCCTGTTCCTCACCGACACCGCCAACTTCCGCAACCCGAACTACCACCGGGACACCGACCTGCCCGCCACCCTCGACGCGGCCTTCCTCGCCGGCGTCACCCGGCTGTCCGCCGCCGGGCTCGCCTACTGGGCCGAGGGTCCCCTGCCATGA
- a CDS encoding peptidylprolyl isomerase: protein MDPNQKFSPYTAKPFEIPLSVTLARKAAQGSPVQMPPVTAPSLEGLSITVPAPEPISAQQIQERFQDLARAYATERMRLRTEPIAWGDEVLLNLVGYSNGRLIPFSVRNDMWTPLVPAPWLPGLYEQLVGHLPGETVLADILLSKDYPVEALRGQPARFAVQIQAAREVKFPDPSSPEFLKAFGRGDTLEAATRSVLKELEQETVQLLQLRAQEMVLAEVAARTQVDIPEALVDEEVRRRWGSSEGRAVTELKFTEQQQEESLQTWLSDEPTRAAARQRLRIALALGAICARDGLTLSPAKVQEVLQIEAKALGVPLDKAAASLREEPHQYARIDQAAWHLLAVEYVMSKAQVRFAGA from the coding sequence ATGGACCCGAACCAGAAATTCTCTCCCTACACCGCGAAGCCTTTCGAGATTCCGCTGTCCGTCACGCTGGCCCGCAAGGCCGCGCAGGGTAGTCCGGTGCAAATGCCTCCAGTGACCGCTCCGTCACTGGAGGGGCTCTCCATCACCGTGCCCGCCCCCGAGCCCATCTCCGCCCAGCAGATCCAGGAGCGCTTCCAGGATCTGGCGCGCGCGTACGCCACCGAGCGCATGCGTCTGCGCACCGAGCCCATCGCCTGGGGCGATGAGGTGCTGCTCAACCTCGTGGGCTACTCCAACGGCCGGCTCATCCCCTTCAGCGTGCGCAACGATATGTGGACTCCCCTGGTGCCCGCGCCCTGGCTGCCCGGTCTGTACGAGCAGCTCGTGGGTCACCTGCCGGGAGAGACCGTGCTGGCGGACATCCTGCTGAGCAAGGACTACCCCGTCGAGGCGCTGCGCGGTCAGCCCGCGCGCTTCGCCGTGCAGATCCAGGCCGCGCGTGAGGTGAAGTTCCCGGATCCGTCGAGCCCGGAGTTCCTCAAGGCCTTTGGCCGGGGGGACACGCTGGAGGCGGCCACGCGCAGCGTGTTGAAGGAGCTGGAGCAGGAGACGGTGCAGTTGCTGCAGCTCCGGGCCCAGGAAATGGTGCTCGCGGAGGTGGCCGCCCGCACGCAGGTGGACATCCCCGAGGCGCTCGTGGACGAGGAGGTCCGCCGCCGCTGGGGCTCGAGCGAGGGTCGCGCCGTGACCGAGCTCAAGTTCACCGAGCAGCAGCAGGAGGAGTCGCTGCAGACGTGGCTGAGTGACGAGCCCACCCGGGCCGCGGCCCGGCAGCGGCTGCGCATCGCCCTGGCGCTGGGTGCCATCTGCGCGCGCGACGGCCTCACCCTCTCCCCGGCCAAGGTGCAGGAGGTCCTCCAGATCGAGGCCAAGGCCCTCGGGGTTCCGCTGGACAAGGCCGCCGCCTCCCTGCGCGAGGAGCCGCATCAGTACGCCCGCATCGATCAGGCGGCCTGGCACCTGCTGGCGGTCGAGTACGTCATGAGCAAGGCCCAGGTGCGCTTCGCGGGCGCCTGA
- a CDS encoding DUF6929 family protein, whose protein sequence is MPISALRSRLLAAFLLCLPSGCQERARAMKAPRPRRAPPLQLTRSRMLTLPAPEVAGGAAYVSAASGLVRVGDWLHVVADDSLALASFPLQGEGPALWVRLFPGELPRDPADRKAVKPDLEALCLVEGLASAPHGALLAVPSGSTPTRMRGALIPLQEDGRLGGAVREVDFSGLYARLARELGPINVEGAAWTGGHLWLLNRGNSDEGADAVIMIAGEGLLRALETGVPPGPELVRDVKRWKLGRTRSVRLSFSDASPLPDGRVVFTAAAEDTHGPYADGAVVGSAVGLLARDGTPLWLEHVAGKVKLEGVTARVEQGRLHLWLVSDADDSSVVAPLFELTLDDPPPSSPLGR, encoded by the coding sequence ATGCCCATCTCCGCTCTTCGTTCCCGTCTCCTCGCCGCCTTCCTGCTGTGCCTGCCCTCGGGCTGCCAGGAGAGAGCGCGCGCCATGAAGGCGCCCAGGCCCCGGCGTGCGCCGCCCCTGCAACTCACGCGCTCGCGGATGTTGACCCTCCCGGCGCCCGAGGTGGCCGGGGGCGCGGCCTATGTCTCCGCCGCGAGCGGCCTCGTGCGGGTGGGCGACTGGCTGCATGTCGTCGCGGACGATTCCCTGGCACTCGCCTCCTTTCCGCTCCAGGGCGAGGGCCCCGCGCTCTGGGTGCGGCTCTTCCCGGGCGAGCTGCCCCGCGACCCGGCGGACCGCAAGGCCGTCAAGCCGGACCTGGAGGCGCTCTGCCTCGTGGAGGGTCTCGCCTCGGCGCCCCATGGGGCCTTGCTGGCGGTTCCCTCTGGAAGCACCCCGACGCGGATGCGCGGGGCGCTGATCCCGCTCCAGGAGGATGGGCGGCTGGGTGGCGCCGTGCGCGAGGTGGACTTCTCGGGCCTGTATGCCCGGCTCGCCCGCGAGCTGGGCCCCATCAATGTGGAGGGGGCCGCCTGGACGGGAGGGCACCTGTGGTTGCTCAACCGGGGCAACAGCGACGAGGGCGCGGACGCCGTGATCATGATCGCGGGTGAAGGACTCCTGCGCGCTCTCGAGACCGGTGTTCCTCCTGGCCCGGAGCTGGTGCGCGACGTGAAGCGCTGGAAGCTGGGCCGGACCCGCTCGGTGCGGCTGTCCTTCTCGGACGCGTCACCCCTGCCGGACGGCCGCGTCGTCTTCACCGCCGCCGCCGAGGACACCCACGGCCCCTATGCCGATGGCGCCGTGGTGGGCTCGGCCGTGGGCTTGCTGGCCCGGGACGGCACGCCCCTGTGGCTCGAGCACGTGGCGGGCAAGGTGAAGCTGGAGGGGGTGACGGCGCGGGTGGAGCAGGGCCGGCTGCACCTGTGGCTCGTCTCGGACGCGGATGACTCCTCCGTCGTCGCCCCCCTGTTCGAGCTCACCCTGGATGATCCTCCGCCCTCCTCTCCTTTGGGCCGCTAG
- a CDS encoding TerB family tellurite resistance protein, whose translation MSQTTADDRFNIEVLKLMIQLAWSDGRLDARESGLIQGVARSWNVPESEFAALKKLLAHGGAPPAPDLALLRDRPDEVFEAVRAIIASDGELRAEEKELLEELRVILGPES comes from the coding sequence ATGAGCCAAACCACGGCGGATGATCGCTTCAACATCGAGGTGCTCAAGTTGATGATCCAACTGGCCTGGAGTGATGGGCGGCTCGACGCGCGGGAGTCAGGCCTCATCCAGGGCGTGGCGCGTAGCTGGAACGTTCCGGAGTCCGAGTTCGCCGCCCTCAAGAAGCTCCTGGCACACGGGGGCGCGCCCCCCGCGCCCGACCTGGCGCTGCTGCGAGACCGTCCGGACGAGGTCTTCGAGGCGGTGCGCGCCATCATCGCCAGCGACGGCGAGCTTCGGGCCGAGGAGAAGGAGCTGCTCGAGGAGTTGCGCGTCATCCTCGGCCCGGAGTCCTGA
- the traC gene encoding outer membrane exchange accessory lipoprotein TraC, whose amino-acid sequence MRSSSTRSPCPPTRRLGLLVLSLFALLAAVGCSTFARAVKEGDTLTTQRQWSQAEAAYQRALAAEPGNSEAKVKLRDMRRLWSAEVFQAAQARHAEGDLAAATPLLVRALELDEGNAEVSALLAQTLDARVEGAQKALQAEKLQEARAEFDAVLAVDAEHAAARKGVTAVRTAWARRWFSTGKRLEDEGKLGNALLAYVRADQELAGATQARERAEAVRRLLQDEVAFMVVTAPAEDKASAPDVAQRLSPGRLAAMLPQEVPIRVITTEAPKNHEGVRLGMSLERVLPVKSVEQGQRSTRYLLTNKAVANPRRFELETALLAEERKLEEVERKLGGALREYLRRQDELVQAREVAGRCRDRERKACSNALAECTEAIARAKPGHVPRECDPSLCNPQCEQEERAYAQRASTAVELEQRLEGAQESAEAQRREVQRGRDAWYREPLTVEEPVYADYPYDVELHKLTLTATVTERLVDLAKDAASASPHTEDYAALHEDSSNKAYDKVGVLADPVQLRSEAELRVEAGEKAIAAIAARVKERFDAYRQRRVEDARRGLVRPSSEDVVETAVRALLLTADEPPQDILLTIAKARGLEHPEALLGR is encoded by the coding sequence GTGCGTTCCTCGTCTACCCGCTCGCCGTGTCCCCCCACCCGTCGGCTGGGGCTGCTCGTCCTGTCGTTGTTCGCCCTGCTCGCCGCGGTGGGATGTTCGACCTTCGCCCGCGCCGTGAAGGAGGGCGACACCCTCACCACCCAGCGCCAGTGGAGCCAGGCGGAGGCCGCCTACCAGCGGGCGCTCGCCGCGGAGCCTGGCAACTCGGAGGCGAAGGTGAAGCTGCGCGACATGCGCCGGCTGTGGAGCGCCGAGGTGTTCCAGGCCGCCCAGGCCAGACATGCCGAGGGGGACCTGGCCGCGGCCACGCCGCTGCTGGTGCGCGCGCTCGAGCTGGATGAGGGCAACGCGGAGGTGAGCGCGCTGCTCGCCCAGACGCTGGATGCGCGGGTGGAGGGTGCCCAGAAGGCGCTCCAGGCCGAGAAGCTGCAGGAGGCCCGGGCGGAGTTCGACGCGGTGCTGGCGGTGGACGCCGAGCACGCGGCGGCGCGCAAGGGCGTGACGGCGGTGCGCACGGCGTGGGCGCGCCGGTGGTTCTCCACCGGGAAGCGGCTGGAGGACGAGGGCAAGCTGGGCAACGCGCTCCTGGCGTACGTGCGCGCGGACCAGGAGCTCGCGGGGGCCACGCAGGCGCGTGAGCGCGCCGAGGCGGTGCGCCGCCTGCTCCAGGACGAGGTGGCTTTCATGGTGGTGACCGCGCCGGCCGAGGACAAGGCCAGCGCGCCGGACGTGGCGCAGCGGCTGTCGCCCGGACGGCTCGCGGCGATGCTGCCGCAGGAGGTGCCCATCCGCGTCATCACCACCGAGGCGCCGAAGAATCACGAGGGCGTGCGCCTGGGCATGTCGCTGGAGCGGGTGTTGCCGGTGAAGTCGGTGGAGCAGGGCCAGCGCTCGACGCGCTACCTGCTCACGAACAAGGCCGTGGCCAATCCGCGCCGCTTCGAGCTGGAGACGGCCCTGCTCGCCGAGGAGCGCAAGCTGGAGGAGGTGGAGCGCAAGCTGGGGGGCGCGCTGCGCGAGTACCTGCGCCGGCAGGACGAGCTGGTGCAGGCGCGCGAGGTGGCCGGGCGCTGCCGCGACCGCGAGCGCAAGGCGTGCAGCAATGCCCTGGCCGAGTGCACCGAGGCCATCGCCCGCGCGAAGCCCGGGCATGTGCCCCGCGAGTGCGACCCCTCGCTGTGCAACCCCCAGTGTGAGCAGGAGGAGCGCGCCTACGCCCAGCGTGCCTCGACGGCCGTGGAGCTGGAGCAGCGGCTGGAGGGAGCGCAGGAGAGCGCCGAGGCGCAGCGGCGCGAGGTGCAGCGCGGCCGGGACGCCTGGTACCGCGAGCCGCTCACGGTGGAGGAGCCCGTCTACGCGGACTACCCCTATGACGTGGAGCTGCACAAGCTGACCCTCACGGCCACCGTCACCGAGCGCCTGGTGGACCTGGCCAAGGATGCCGCGAGTGCCTCGCCGCACACCGAGGACTACGCGGCGCTGCACGAGGACTCGTCGAACAAGGCCTATGACAAGGTGGGCGTGCTGGCGGACCCCGTGCAGCTGCGCAGCGAGGCGGAGCTGCGCGTGGAGGCGGGGGAGAAGGCCATTGCCGCCATCGCCGCGCGGGTGAAGGAGCGCTTCGATGCCTACCGCCAGCGCCGCGTGGAGGACGCGCGCCGGGGCCTGGTGCGTCCCAGCTCGGAGGACGTGGTGGAGACGGCGGTGCGGGCGCTGCTGCTCACCGCGGACGAGCCCCCCCAGGACATCCTCCTGACGATCGCCAAGGCCCGGGGGCTCGAGCACCCCGAGGCCCTGCTCGGGCGCTAG
- a CDS encoding PIG-L deacetylase family protein: MWPPDESQQQEPREGEDSVAGVLGPLLPAQALRGSVLFVTAHPDDAVCGASWLLRRSPHAHVVHVTEGTRWNDTPPAPEQASFEALSLAGLGPDRLLSLGTMEHMPSEELVTLTECLVALLKALRPTLLVVHPYEGRHPDHDAAAFISHAAVALLVRGGRTPPSLLEMAVPTCGHLEPRPIGFQSAPDDGPVATVALSAEDRALKQRMLACHASPGWDSRSVSSAPERYRLAPRYDFTRPPRAGMLLYDAPTPGMTAVRWRRLARRALEQLKLAEASAH; encoded by the coding sequence ATGTGGCCTCCCGATGAATCCCAGCAACAAGAGCCGCGGGAGGGCGAGGACAGCGTGGCCGGAGTGCTCGGACCGCTCCTGCCCGCCCAGGCCCTGCGGGGCTCCGTGCTCTTCGTGACGGCGCATCCGGACGACGCGGTGTGCGGGGCGTCGTGGCTGCTGCGCCGCAGCCCCCACGCGCACGTCGTCCACGTCACGGAGGGCACTCGCTGGAACGACACCCCTCCGGCCCCGGAGCAAGCCTCCTTCGAGGCCCTGTCGCTCGCTGGATTGGGCCCGGACCGGCTGTTGTCCCTGGGGACGATGGAGCACATGCCGAGCGAGGAGCTCGTCACCCTCACCGAATGCCTGGTGGCCCTGCTCAAGGCGCTCCGCCCAACCCTGCTCGTCGTCCACCCCTACGAGGGAAGACACCCCGATCACGACGCCGCCGCCTTCATCTCGCATGCGGCCGTGGCCCTGCTCGTGCGGGGTGGGCGCACGCCTCCCTCGCTCCTGGAGATGGCGGTGCCGACATGCGGGCACCTGGAGCCCCGCCCCATCGGCTTCCAGTCCGCGCCGGACGACGGGCCCGTGGCCACCGTGGCCCTGTCCGCGGAGGATCGGGCCCTCAAGCAGCGGATGCTCGCCTGTCATGCCTCACCCGGATGGGATTCGCGCTCCGTGTCGAGCGCGCCGGAGCGGTACCGGCTCGCGCCCCGCTACGACTTCACCCGGCCTCCACGCGCGGGGATGCTGCTGTATGACGCGCCCACGCCGGGGATGACGGCGGTGCGCTGGCGGCGGCTGGCGCGCCGGGCGCTGGAGCAACTCAAGCTCGCGGAAGCTTCCGCTCACTGA
- a CDS encoding FRG domain-containing protein gives MLEHRVKSWVELQELLFEGSWNEALHRFRPTLAFRGMPDASMDLATGLNRRGGDYSRQEHVMLRAFRKYARGTAYPCGSVWDWLALAQHHGLPTRLLDWTFSPYVALHFLSENLELYGTDGVVWSVDYRETNRLLPRPLKVQLRQEGADVFSAEMLEEVAPRLRAFDQLTRRSFVLFFEPPSLDERIVNQFALFSVMNAPSSRLDTFLEKQERGVRRIIVPAKLKREVRDKLDQANITERVLFPGLDGLSRWLRRYYNPKPPGPPEGLPPGGSRNED, from the coding sequence GTGCTCGAACATCGGGTGAAGAGCTGGGTGGAGTTGCAGGAGCTACTCTTCGAGGGCTCGTGGAACGAGGCGCTCCATCGCTTCCGCCCCACGCTCGCCTTTCGCGGCATGCCGGATGCCAGCATGGATCTGGCCACGGGGCTCAACCGGCGGGGTGGGGACTACTCGCGCCAGGAGCACGTCATGCTGCGCGCCTTCCGCAAGTACGCGCGCGGCACCGCCTACCCCTGCGGCAGTGTCTGGGATTGGTTGGCGCTCGCCCAGCACCATGGGCTGCCCACGCGCCTGCTGGACTGGACCTTCAGCCCCTACGTGGCGCTGCACTTCCTGTCGGAGAACCTGGAGCTGTACGGCACGGACGGCGTGGTGTGGAGCGTGGACTACCGCGAGACGAACCGGCTGCTGCCGCGGCCTCTCAAGGTGCAACTGCGGCAGGAAGGCGCGGACGTCTTCAGCGCGGAGATGCTCGAGGAGGTGGCCCCGAGACTCAGGGCCTTCGATCAACTCACCCGCCGCTCCTTCGTGCTCTTCTTCGAGCCCCCCTCGCTCGACGAGCGCATCGTCAACCAGTTCGCCCTCTTCTCGGTGATGAACGCGCCCTCGAGCCGGCTGGACACGTTCCTGGAGAAGCAGGAGCGAGGGGTGCGCCGCATCATCGTCCCCGCGAAACTCAAGCGCGAGGTGCGTGACAAGCTCGACCAGGCCAACATCACCGAGCGGGTGTTGTTTCCGGGCCTGGACGGACTCTCGCGGTGGCTGCGGCGCTACTACAATCCCAAGCCCCCCGGCCCCCCCGAGGGACTTCCCCCCGGGGGCTCCAGGAACGAGGACTAG